A genomic window from Silene latifolia isolate original U9 population chromosome 11, ASM4854445v1, whole genome shotgun sequence includes:
- the LOC141611300 gene encoding glutamate--tRNA ligase, cytoplasmic — protein MEIKLLFAVDNPPLAVICASKIAGISLSLDSSLPSGSIPHIVFSNGLKLHGSLVILRYIGRAASNSNLYENDAFRAGQVDEWLEYLAILEKGSEFEAGCCYLDTYLSTNTFLVGNDVSIADIYLWAALAATGMRWESLIKSNKKYLNVVRWYKSLSSDYNSLNEVVQGFTSKKGSGKQVTGKSKDQLSQTESKLAAGNNNEKVKAPSRSEIDLPDAELGKVCLRFAPEPSGYLHIGHSKAALLNKYFAERYKGKLIIRFDDTNPAKESNEFVENLLKDIETLAIGYDAVTYTSDYFPQLMEMAENLIKQGKAYVDDTPREQMQKERMDGIDSKRRNETVEKSLELWKEMIVGSERGLMCCVRGKLDMQDPNKSLRDPVYYRCNPIPHHRIGSKYKVYPTYDFACPFVDSVEGITHALRSSEYHDRNAQYHRIQQDMGLRKVHLYEFSRLNMVYTLLSKRKLLWFVQNGKVDGWDDPRFPTVQGIVRRGLKIDALIQFIIEQGASKNLNLMEWDKLWTINKKIIDPVCARHTAVVEEHRVLITLTDGPDVPFVRIIPRHKKYEGAGEKCTTFTKNIWVEYADAIAISANEEVTLMDWGNAIIKEIKTDETGHVTQLVGVLNLQGSVKTTKLKLTWLPEIDELVKVQLMEFDYLISKKKVEEDEDFLDVLNPVTKKETFAIGDANMRNLKHGEVIQLERKGYFRCDVPFVRRSKPIVLFAIPDGRQQSVLRS, from the exons GTTGAAGCTCCATGGATCTCTTGTAATTCTTCGATACATAGGCAGAGCAGCAAGCAACTCAAACTTATATGAGAATGATGCATTTCGGGCAGGACAG GTTGATGAGTGGTTAGAATACCTCGCTATTCTTGAGAAAGGATCAGAATTCGAAGCGGGCTGCTGCTATCTTGACACATACTTGTCAACTAACACCTTTTTGGTTGGCAATGATGTGTCTATTGCAGACATTTATTTGTGGGCTGCCCTTGCAG CCACTGGGATGAGATGGGAGAGCTTGATTAAGTCAAATAAGAAGTATCTAAACGTGGTGCGTTGGTACAAATCTCTAAGCTCCGATTACAATAGCCTGAATGAGGTTGTGCAAGGTTTTACTTCGAAAAAGGGTTCTGGGAAGCAAGTGACAGGAAAATCAAAAGATCAACTTTCCCAAACTGAATCAAAACTTGCTGCTGGAAATAACAATGAAAAGGTTAAAGCACCCAGTCGCTCTGAAATAGATCTTCCGGATGCTGAGTTAGGGAAAGTATGTTTAAGATTTGCACCAGAGCCCAGTGGGTATTTGCACATAGGACACTCAAAAGCAGCTTTGCTTAATAAGTATTTTGCTGAAAGGTATAAGGGTAAGCTGATTATTCGCTTCGATGATACAAACCCGGCCAAGGAAAGCAACGAGTTTGTGGAGAATCTTCTAAAGGATATAGAGACTTTGGCTATTGGTTATGATGCTGTAACATATACTTCTGATTATTTTCCTCAGTTGATGGAAATGGCTGAGAATTTAATCAAACAGGGCAAAGCCTATGTCGATGACACTCCACGTGAGCAAATGCAAAAAGAAAGGATGGATGGGATTGATTCAAAACGCAGGAATGAGACTGTGGAGAAGAGCCTTGAGTTGTGGAAAGAAATGATTGTTGGATCCGAAAGGGGTTTAATGTGCTGTGTTAGGGGTAAACTGGATATGCAGGATCCCAACAAATCTCTACGAGATCCGGTTTATTACCGGTGTAACCCTATTCCTCATCATCGGATTGGATCCAAGTATAAGGTGTATCCGACCTATGACTTTGCTTGCCCGTTTGTGGATTCTGTCGAAGGTATTACACATGCACTTCGGTCTAGTGAATATCATGATCGTAACGCCCAGTATCATAGGATTCAGCAGGATATGGGACTAAGAAAAGTTCACTTGTATGAATTTAGTCGGCTGAATATGGTTTATACTCTTCTTAGCAAACGTAAGCTTCTTTGGTTTGTCCAAAATGGGAAGGTTGATGGCTGGGATGATCCTCGTTTTCCCACTGTACAAGGAATTGTACGTAGAGGGCTGAAAATAGATGCTTTGATTCAGTTCATTATTGAGCAG GGGGCTTCAAAAAATCTAAATCTCATGGAGTGGGACAAGCTCTGGACAATAAACAAAAAGATCATTGATCCTGTGTGTGCGCGACATACTGCTGTGGTTGAGGAGCATCGTGTTTTAATCACTCTAACTGATGGTCCTGATGTGCCATTTGTGCGCATCATACCCCGACATAAAAAGTACGAGGGTGCCGGGGAAAAGTGCACAACATTCACTAAGAACATATGGGTTGAGTATGCTGATGCAATAGCCATTTCTGCCAATGAAGAAGTCACTCTGATGGACTGGGGTAATGCCATTATTAAAGAGATTAAGACGGACGAAACAGGACATGTGACACAATTAGTGGGTGTTTTGAATCTTCAAGGATCTGTCAAGACCACCAAGTTGAAACTAACTTGGCTGCCTGAAATAGATGAATTGGTTAAAGTTCAACTCATGGAGTTTGATTACTTAATCTCAAAGAAGAag GTGGAAGAGGATGAAGATTTCCTTGATGTGCTGAATCCTGTGACAAAGAAGGAGACTTTTGCCATTGGTGATGCAAATATGAGGAACCTGAAACATGGAGAAGTTATCCAGTTGGAGCGGAAAGGGTACTTCAGATGTGATGTACCCTTTGTGAGACGTTCAAAGCCGATTGTTTTATTTGCAATCCCAGATGGGAGGCAACAAAGCGTTTTAAG GTCTTAA